Within the Nitrospinaceae bacterium genome, the region CCAACCCCCCGGGTGCGAATCCCGACGAGGGCGATCATTGTCATGTCGCCCGACTGCTCGATAATTTCGTGAGAGAGGCGCTTGAGGGTCCGGCTAAGCTGCTCGGCGCCTAGTTCTTCACGCATCGACCCGCCTCCCCCTGGATAGAGAAGCGAGATGAGCGAAAAAAAGCCCCCATCCCATCCGGAACGGAGGCGCGCTTGCAGATAAAATTCTCGGGCACTGGGCCCAGTGTCGGGTTCTCATCCCGGCATCCTCCTTGGCCGTCTCTCGGGACAGCATTAAAGTTGGAAGCCTTACAATTTTCTTCGGGCGGCGGGCCACTCAATTCGCCCGACCGATCAGGAATCTACCAGTCCTGCTCCCGCCGATCAAGGGAGAAACTAGCGCCCCGCCAAAAAATCGATGGGACCATCAGCCCCCTCGCCCTCCTCGGCAGGAGGCGGGGCCTCGCTCCAGTGCTCCTCGATCACCTCATAAAGCTCTTGGGCCTGGGCTTTCGACTGGCGCCGCCCCTCTACGCTCATGACGCGCACCTTTAGTTCCCGGGCGCCAAGGGTGAGTTCGATTTCATCGCCCTCAGAGAGCTTCCGGCCCGCCTTGGCAGGCACACCGCCCACTCGCACCCCACCGGCCTCGATGAGAGCCTGGGCCAAACCTCTTCTTTTCACCAACCGGCTGTGGGTGAGAAAGAGATCGAGTCGCAACACAGGAGCGCTCAGTTATTTAAATTCCTTGGGATCGGCGACGATGCTCCGGGTTTTCTCCACCTTGACCTCGAACTCAAGCCTCACCTTGTTTTCGTCGGTTGCCACTTTGATATTTTTTTTGTCGGGAGAAAGAGAAAATGCCTTGATGAGGTCGGCAAAACTAATTTTACCGAGATAGGAGTTCGGCAGGAGATAATTATACTCGTAAATATAGAGATTCGTCCCCGGATCGGGATTAATAAAATCGCGTTCAATGCTCTCAAGAGTACCTATCTCATCGCGTCCTAGCCCGAGCTTTTCATCTACCTTGAGTGCATCAGACTCCCAGCGCTCATCGCGGCGGCTCGATCCGTAGGTCCAGAACAGTTTTTCGCGCCCGAGCAAATCCGATGCACCGAGGAGCTTGACAGCGACGAGGCGAAACGAAATTTGCTCTCGGATATCACGGAATATAGATTCTATAGCCCCGGTTTCCAGTTTTGCTTTCACGGCATGAGGGTTGAAATTTATTTCAAGGAACGCGGCACGCTTGAGTTCGGCTAGCCATTCGCGCCGGCGTTTCGCCCTCTTCTCAACATACAGGCGGTTTCTAATCTTGCCCGATACCTGATCGATTGGGGTGAGTTTTCCCGGTCGTTTCTCTTGAATCAGGATAATATGGTAGCCCACACGGGTGCGAACCACATCACTTATCTTGCCCACCTGCAGCAAAAAAACGATTTTCTCGAATTCGGGAAAAATTTCGCCCTTCTTGATAAATCCCAGGTCGCCGCTTCTTACGGCTGCGGGGCCTCCCGAGAATTTTTTGGCGATATCCGCGAATGGCTGGCCACTATTGACGGCCGCCTGATGCGCCGCATCTGCTTTTTTTCGCTGCGCCTCGTCCTCGCTCTTAGGCGCATTATCGGCGACCGGCAAGAAAATCTGCCGAACATGCCTCGCCTCGCCAATGCGAAACTGATCAGCATTCGCTTTATAGTAGCTAACGATTTCTTCATCATTCACGGAAAGACCGAAATTCACTTCTCGGCCTTCTATTTTTCGGACAAGAAGCGACTTGCTCATTTTCTTCTTGAAGGCATCGATAGAACTTCCCCGAAAGCGGAGAGAGCGCGTAAGTTTCTCTATGGTGATTCCGTTTTTGTCGAGCACCGACTGCACGGCAGACTCAAGTTCCTTATCGCTCACGCCGACGTTGGCATCCTTGGCTCTTTGCAAAACAAGCTTTTGCTCAACAAGCAAATCGAGGGCTGTCAGCTCAAGCTCCCGGCGGTGATTTTCGAGGTTCTCACCCTTGAAACGTTTCTTGAGTTCCGACATTTCTCCCTTGATAAAATCTTGAAGCTCGCTAAGGGTGACAATCTCCTCGTTAATTTTCGCAACAATCCTCTCGATAGTAATGGACTTGGCATCTGCCGGAGGAGCCACTGCAGGCAAATTAAAAGCCAAAAGGACGATTAAGCTAACCAGCCGCACGATCATTGAGATTTCTCCAGTAATACCGAATTTTGGCTTTGCCTCTGAGCCCGGCGATTAGTTTTTTCAAACTCTCGCGACCCTTTTCGGCCTGAAGCCGGGCGTAAATTTTTTTCCGCACAGCACCGAAAGGGGGCACTCCGCCCGAGCGCCTTTCCGTCACCTGAAAAATATGGAACCCAGAGGATGTTTGTATCACCCTGCTGAGTTCGCCTTCCTTGAGGATCCGCACCACGTCCTCAACATTATTGGGAAGCTGTCCCAGGGAGAACAATCCCATATCCCCGCCTCTATGGCTTTCAAGGCCAATCGAGGATTTGCGCGCCTCTTGGACAAAAGGCACACCGGATGTGATGCGAGATCGAAGCCGTTTAGCTTCCTCCTCCGTGGCAACGACGATCTGGCGTACGCGCCAACGCTTCCCAAGGCGGAACCCTCCCTTATTTTGCTCATAATACTGTCGCGCTTCATTTTCTAAAACCTTTACCTTGGAAGACATCTCTGTTTCAAGCACCTGCTCCATTTCAAGCGTCTCTCGAATGGATTTTATCCATTTCTCTTTATCAATCCCCTCATCGATGAGAACCCTATCCAGCTCCTCGGTGGAACCATACTGCCTGGCAATTATTTGGACCAATGCCTTGACCCTGGCCTCCTCGATAAAGCTGCCAGCCAGACGGGCGTACTGGAGGATAAGTTGGCGCTCGACGAGTTCCTCGACCAGCGCCCGGACAACTCCGCCCTCTTTTGTCGAAAGCCGCCCGGCACCACTTTTGGATAACATCACCGCCCGGACATCCTCTCGCGTAATCGGCGAGCCATTCACAGTAACGACCACGTTTTGGTTCTCG harbors:
- a CDS encoding RNA-binding S4 domain-containing protein, producing the protein MRLDLFLTHSRLVKRRGLAQALIEAGGVRVGGVPAKAGRKLSEGDEIELTLGARELKVRVMSVEGRRQSKAQAQELYEVIEEHWSEAPPPAEEGEGADGPIDFLAGR